The Octopus bimaculoides isolate UCB-OBI-ISO-001 chromosome 1, ASM119413v2, whole genome shotgun sequence genome contains the following window.
ctCAGCTGCTTCTTCTGAAGCTGATTTTTGTAGTTGCTTCAGTTTGTCAATACGCTTTCGATCTGGTTCGAAAGAAGCAAAAAGTTCATGAAAACTATGACATCTTTCAGCATGATCATTGACTTCATTTTCAGCAACTTTTTCAAATGATATTGGACTGTCAGTAGCATTGACAAATTCTCTTGCAGATGATATACTCCAGCGACTCCTACTTTTATTTGATGAAGCTGGTGATgacttttctctctgtttttcattATTAGAAGATTCATTTGGTGTTTCTCCACCTTGTTCATCTCTCACATTATCATCAGACGAAGAGAGGCACTTCTCAGAGCTTTGTGACCGTTGTCTAGGTATGGGTAAAGGAGGTTTAGAAGCAGTGGAACTATCTTCTGTAGCTAAATTTTCATCAGAGAGTAATGGCTGAGGACTCTCATTTTCTTGCATCATCATTTGTTGAGCTATTACTATTTTTTGTCTTGCTTTTGCTTCATGTCGCTGTTTTACATTTCGTGGAGTCATAACTTTAGAAGATGATTGACTTTTTGGAGAAGATTTTGAGCTTTGTGAATCATCAGAAAACTTATTTCCTTGTTCTTCACTAATTTCACTGATTGGTCGTCTTTCATGTCTCGACCTGGTCCTAACTTTACGATGACGATCTTCATCACTTGAGCTGAAAAGATCCAACATTTTGGCTATACCTTTTGAAACTGGTCGTTTTTTCTGTTGTACCATTTCAGCCGAACTGTCACTTGAACATGACTGTTCTTGCCTTAATTGTTGCTGgaagttttgttttgaaatatttccattttcctgAATTTCTCTATTTCCATTACTACTCTGGGATTGACTACTAGAAGTAGTGTGTTTCATATCAAAATCAGGTGGTGTTGACTTTCTATGATTTCTTTCGTCATCTCGTCCTGATTTACGATGTAGACTAGAAGATCGTGGCGGAGGTTTGGGTCGAGGTGTACCATTAATTAGTCTTGAACTACCGTCTGAAGTGTCAGATCGTGCAGAAGATTTTGACCGTGATCCTTTTTCTACTGTTATTGAGGACAAATATACACTTGGACCATCATTACCTTCTTTACCACTATTTCTACTCTGGAATTTCTTACTTTCTTGGTTCATTTCATTTGCTAGTGACCTCCTTTGGCGTCTTGTTCTTGCACGCCGTGTAGGAACATCAGAAGTAGACAATACTGAATCTCCTGATGCATCTTCAGTTTTGATTAAAGGTGATTCAGTAACTGAAGGAGAATTTGATGTCTGAGATTCAGTTTTTATTGGGTATTTGCTACCAATATCTTTCACTGGAACTTGCATTAATTCTCGATATCTTTGACTAGTGGTTAATCCATGGTCAGATGTTGACAAGTAGCGCATGTCAGAATGAAATGAGTCTGAACTGACATGTCCAGTTGTATTATCATACAGCtgggaaaatgaagaagataatCTAAAACAATGGCTTTCTTGGCTTGAATATGGAGAAGAAAAATTGCTTGGTTTGTTGCAGTCCAATAAGGTTTCATTGCCGATATTAAGTTGGGTGTAAATTTTTTCCAATTCATTAAGTGCTTCACTAAGTTTAGCTTTCCTGTTTACAAAATGTTCTGTATTAGATTTTTTGCTGCTTGAAGATTTAACATCAGCTGAAAGCATTGCACTTGTTGCAGGAGAGAATTTCTTGAGAGTGTTGAGAATTCTGTCAAGATTTGATTCATCTGCTTTGAGTATCTTTGATTTAATTTCTGAAAGCTTATCTTCGACTTGACTTGCAAGAACTTTAAGTTCCTCTATATTTTCTTCTGGTTGAGCAGGTGTGTAGGTAGTTGGCTTTTCATTGTCTCTAAAAGCAAACATGACATTATTATTTCCTTCCTGGATATTCTTAATTAGAAAGGCTAAATCATCACCAGATGGAGAACGTTCAACCAAACCTGTGTTGATGAGTTTCTCTTTCAGCACAGAGGGATCTAGTTGATAGTTACCATTGACAACATTTTCATACTGTTTCTCTCCTAGTTTAGTCATAGATTGGTACATCAAATTTCCATGGTTGCCTTCTTGAAGTTGTAAAAGATTTTGTTGGGAAGAAAACTCAGGACGTTCTGCAGAGGGACCGCTATTACAAGCAGCCTTTAACATTTGAGAATGAACTTCTAATTGATCTCCATGGTAAGACCCTGAATGATAAGACAGGGGCCTTTTTGGTGAACTTGATTTGTGAGACATGTCCGAATGGCTGCCAAATATCTTTCTTTGACTATTTGACATTCTGTTACCAAGGACTGGCTGTAGATCCAAAAGAACTTCATCTAATGCATTCATATTAGCAATCTTGTTTGAAGATTTGAGACTTGAAGTTGAATATGGTTTGGATTGAGGTTTATTATCAGCATTAGATGCTGGAAAAGAAGGTAAGGAAAAAGGTTTCATATGCTGAGTAGATGCTGCATCCATTTGACAAGAAGTAAATGCTTTTGTAGAATCAATTTCAGTTGAGTTCTTTCTTTCTGAAGGACTTTCTTTCATAAGATGATCAAAGTTTGTTAATTCCTCAATTTCTTTCCAAAAAGGGTCTTCAGAAAAGGGGATTGTTTCTAGAGTTCTGGCTGTAACTCGTTCAATACTAACTGGTCCTTGATGACTGTCCATTTGAGGTGACCATATCTCTGAATCTTTGAGTTTTTCTTGCATTCCACCAATCAAATTTTTCCAGTTACCATGTTCTGCATTTCTTCTGTTTGATACCATTTGACTAATGCTATGGTCAGATGTTATATCACTTTTCCTTCTGAGGAAATTTCCAGTTGGTATGTTGGTATTGTTTATATCCTGAGGATACAATACAGTTTTCTTCTCATTTGTTTTCAATTCCAAAGTAGTAGATCCACTATTTGGTGCAGAAGCAGCTGTATGATGCTTTGGAATAAAAAACTGATAATCTTTGTTTGTCAGTGGGCTGGAGGCTGGTATAAGTGTATCACCTGTGTTATTACTTGAAAAATTTCTTACTGGAAGGAAAAGAGGGCTGTCTATTGTTGgtgatttatttattccttcatgATAGCTATGGCTGAGACCATTTGCAGTTGTGTTATTTACATCTGGTGATATTTGGAGAAGACTTTTGTTTATATCGACCATAATTTTTGAATGGGTTTTACCTTTAAATAAGTCACCATCAGATATAGACCCAGTTTGTGAAAGACTTCTGGTCATATTGCTTTtactcatatttttatttacattaactGGTTTGGTAGGTACATCTGAAGAATAAGGCTTTGTCGCTACAGAATCTTCATCGATAACAGCTAAATATTTTGACCACTCACTCGCCATATGTTTTACTGTTGTTGGCAAATGGTTCTCCCCAATGTCAGGAATTTCTCCTGTTTTACTGTCTACTGGTGGATTTTTGAGTGACGTTTTCATTTTAGTTTCCCACTTTTTCACTCTTTCAGCTACTTCAATGTCATATTCTACATCAGAAAACATTCCAGTATCTTTAATTGGTAAGGCTAACTCATTTTCTGGAGTTTCACTTTTACTACTAATATTAGCTTTAGTTGAGCTTACTATAGAGGGTGCAGAACAGCTTAAAGATTTTTTAATTACCTCAGGAGAGCTTTTTATTTTGTTAGATTCTGACACCAAAATACTTTCTGAAATAGTTATAAGTGGTTTATACTGGGTCATAGTTTCAGCATTTTCCAATGGCTTTGATGGCTGATTATCTCTCTGGTTTTGGTTAGCTGCTGGTTGGGCATTATCATGAGATTTTAGCCAAGACATACAAGATTGGAATGCACTACTCTCACAGACAGGGGACTGTGTAATTAAAACTGGCTCTGAAATTCTAATTGGGGTTGGGCGAAGAATTGGCTGTCTATTTTCAGTATAAATTTGTGAAGATGTAATGGGTTGTTTGTTTCTAGGAGTAACAGGAAGTAGTTTTGAACCTGTACACTGTTGTGACATTAAGACTGGTTCAGAGGACATTTTTAGTAGAACTGGTTTTGAAGTTGTTACTAATTCTGGAATTTTAGGCATAACTGGCTGTAACATTGGAATTGGTTCTGAGACCTTTGGTAAACCAGATGCTTCTGATGCTGATATAGGTTTCTCATTTTGTGAGTTTGAATGCTGTGTTAATTGAAGAGTATTATTGACACTTGTTGGTTCTATGTATTGCTTATTTGATTCTAACAGCTCATCAAGTGAATCTCCATCACTGTAAGATTTTGATGAATAATttgttgtatgttttatatttgattctttggaatttgaatCTATGCCTGTTTTAGATCtacgatttttttgtttttgctcagctttggatttttcctttttttgttcttgGAAAGGATGTTGATCCACTTTGGCGGGTAATTGAGGTGATTTTGGTTGTGTTGGAACATATGGCTGAAAACTCAATGGGCGAGTGTTCAATTGAGGATTATGCCCATTAGATAAGAGAAAAGCATTTTGCAAGGAACTATTTGTTTCAAAGTTTCTGTTttgattaatgaaattttcaggtTGTTGTTGCTGAAATGTTTGTTGctgaaatatttgttgttgttgttgctgctgctgctgaggaggaggaggaggaggaggactga
Protein-coding sequences here:
- the LOC106879036 gene encoding uncharacterized protein LOC106879036 isoform X2 encodes the protein MRRVRLSADEKLKSLSRGQGSRATSQATDDPLMERHERQGRRVAVPSDSQTKARHRSRSEGPRRHLSPSRQDTSGPQWAISHEPRKSPHPLCLRQFSEDDIVNINLSDSDTDSGDSGPKRWTRNPLLIKKTKRHDKTKATEWKLITPPPPPPQQQQQQQQENKSQTMPNSINRPHAGIPSPSSGNKQDHQNTWSNPNRVNAAIPQKAKFQRLEEMRQQRMENYPTSDEETNPHSEISNQIRQRLSQVQAGRGKGRKASIGEYEGVTARSGQEYTNYLNISGDQIVLEPKLKTEVSKPAQMTASFPCYRPMSLGFTASGSLSPPLTFKRDNKPPSQPEKPKPRMVVVEYPRKNNQNIGLSNNFNNSLQKENRNGTDSQIINTNFQCENRKAAASNPNRNSTAFAFGNNIQCISPPPPPPPQQQQQQQQQIFQQQTFQQQQPENFINQNRNFETNSSLQNAFLLSNGHNPQLNTRPLSFQPYVPTQPKSPQLPAKVDQHPFQEQKKEKSKAEQKQKNRRSKTGIDSNSKESNIKHTTNYSSKSYSDGDSLDELLESNKQYIEPTSVNNTLQLTQHSNSQNEKPISASEASGLPKVSEPIPMLQPVMPKIPELVTTSKPVLLKMSSEPVLMSQQCTGSKLLPVTPRNKQPITSSQIYTENRQPILRPTPIRISEPVLITQSPVCESSAFQSCMSWLKSHDNAQPAANQNQRDNQPSKPLENAETMTQYKPLITISESILVSESNKIKSSPEVIKKSLSCSAPSIVSSTKANISSKSETPENELALPIKDTGMFSDVEYDIEVAERVKKWETKMKTSLKNPPVDSKTGEIPDIGENHLPTTVKHMASEWSKYLAVIDEDSVATKPYSSDVPTKPVNVNKNMSKSNMTRSLSQTGSISDGDLFKGKTHSKIMVDINKSLLQISPDVNNTTANGLSHSYHEGINKSPTIDSPLFLPVRNFSSNNTGDTLIPASSPLTNKDYQFFIPKHHTAASAPNSGSTTLELKTNEKKTVLYPQDINNTNIPTGNFLRRKSDITSDHSISQMVSNRRNAEHGNWKNLIGGMQEKLKDSEIWSPQMDSHQGPVSIERVTARTLETIPFSEDPFWKEIEELTNFDHLMKESPSERKNSTEIDSTKAFTSCQMDAASTQHMKPFSLPSFPASNADNKPQSKPYSTSSLKSSNKIANMNALDEVLLDLQPVLGNRMSNSQRKIFGSHSDMSHKSSSPKRPLSYHSGSYHGDQLEVHSQMLKAACNSGPSAERPEFSSQQNLLQLQEGNHGNLMYQSMTKLGEKQYENVVNGNYQLDPSVLKEKLINTGLVERSPSGDDLAFLIKNIQEGNNNVMFAFRDNEKPTTYTPAQPEENIEELKVLASQVEDKLSEIKSKILKADESNLDRILNTLKKFSPATSAMLSADVKSSSSKKSNTEHFVNRKAKLSEALNELEKIYTQLNIGNETLLDCNKPSNFSSPYSSQESHCFRLSSSFSQLYDNTTGHVSSDSFHSDMRYLSTSDHGLTTSQRYRELMQVPVKDIGSKYPIKTESQTSNSPSVTESPLIKTEDASGDSVLSTSDVPTRRARTRRQRRSLANEMNQESKKFQSRNSGKEGNDGPSVYLSSITVEKGSRSKSSARSDTSDGSSRLINGTPRPKPPPRSSSLHRKSGRDDERNHRKSTPPDFDMKHTTSSSQSQSSNGNREIQENGNISKQNFQQQLRQEQSCSSDSSAEMVQQKKRPVSKGIAKMLDLFSSSDEDRHRKVRTRSRHERRPISEISEEQGNKFSDDSQSSKSSPKSQSSSKVMTPRNVKQRHEAKARQKIVIAQQMMMQENESPQPLLSDENLATEDSSTASKPPLPIPRQRSQSSEKCLSSSDDNVRDEQGGETPNESSNNEKQREKSSPASSNKSRSRWSISSAREFVNATDSPISFEKVAENEVNDHAERCHSFHELFASFEPDRKRIDKLKQLQKSASEEAAEEENGKMHTFHSEPDLRDSINKGNKRFD
- the LOC106879036 gene encoding uncharacterized protein LOC106879036 isoform X3; the encoded protein is MRRVRLDRFGTITSVQIQKSADEKLKSLSRGQGSRATSQATDDPLMERHERQGRRVAVPSDSQTKARHRSRSEGPRRHLSPSRQDTSGPQWAISHEPRKSPHPLCLRQFSEDDIVNINLSDSDTDSGDSGPKRWTRNPLLIKKTKRHDKTKATEWKLITPPPPPPQQQQQQQQENKSQTMPNSINRPHAGIPSPSSGNKQDHQNTWSNPNRVNAAIPQKAKFQRLEEMRQQRMENYPTSDEETNPHSEISNQIRQRLSQVQAGRGKGRKASIGEYEGVTARSGQEYTNYLNISGDQIVLEPKLKTEVSKPAQMTASFPCYRPMSLGFTASGSLSPPLTFKRDNKPPSQPEKPKPRMVVVEYPRKNNQNIGLSNNFNNSLQKENRNGTDSQIINTNFQCENRKAAASNPNRNSTAFAFGNNIQCISPPPPPPPQQQQQQQQQIFQQQTFQQQQPENFINQNRNFETNSSLQNAFLLSNGHNPQLNTRPLSFQPYVPTQPKSPQLPAKVDQHPFQEQKKEKSKAEQKQKNRRSKTGIDSNSKESNIKHTTNYSSKSYSDGDSLDELLESNKQYIEPTSVNNTLQLTQHSNSQNEKPISASEASGLPKVSEPIPMLQPVMPKIPELVTTSKPVLLKMSSEPVLMSQQCTGSKLLPVTPRNKQPITSSQIYTENRQPILRPTPIRISEPVLITQSPVCESSAFQSCMSWLKSHDNAQPAANQNQRDNQPSKPLENAETMTQYKPLITISESILVSESNKIKSSPEVIKKSLSCSAPSIVSSTKANISSKSETPENELALPIKDTGMFSDVEYDIEVAERVKKWETKMKTSLKNPPVDSKTGEIPDIGENHLPTTVKHMASEWSKYLAVIDEDSVATKPYSSDVPTKPVNVNKNMSKSNMTRSLSQTGSISDGDLFKGKTHSKIMVDINKSLLQISPDVNNTTANGLSHSYHEGINKSPTIDSPLFLPVRNFSSNNTGDTLIPASSPLTNKDYQFFIPKHHTAASAPNSGSTTLELKTNEKKTVLYPQDINNTNIPTGNFLRRKSDITSDHSISQMVSNRRNAEHGNWKNLIGGMQEKLKDSEIWSPQMDSHQGPVSIERVTARTLETIPFSEDPFWKEIEELTNFDHLMKESPSERKNSTEIDSTKAFTSCQMDAASTQHMKPFSLPSFPASNADNKPQSKPYSTSSLKSSNKIANMNALDEVLLDLQPVLGNRMSNSQRKIFGSHSDMSHKSSSPKRPLSYHSGSYHGDQLEVHSQMLKAACNSGPSAERPEFSSQQNLLQLQEGNHGNLMYQSMTKLGEKQYENVVNGNYQLDPSVLKEKLINTGLVERSPSGDDLAFLIKNIQEGNNNVMFAFRDNEKPTTYTPAQPEENIEELKVLASQVEDKLSEIKSKILKADESNLDRILNTLKKFSPATSAMLSADVKSSSSKKSNTEHFVNRKAKLSEALNELEKIYTQLNIGNETLLDCNKPSNFSSPYSSQESHCFRLSSSFSQLYDNTTGHVSSDSFHSDMRYLSTSDHGLTTSQRYRELMQVPVKDIGSKYPIKTESQTSNSPSVTESPLIKTEDASGDSVLSTSDVPTRRARTRRQRRSLANEMNQESKKFQSRNSGKEGNDGPSVYLSSITVEKGSRSKSSARSDTSDGSSRLINGTPRPKPPPRSSSLHRKSGRDDERNHRKSTPPDFDMKHTTSSSQSQSSNGNREIQENGNISKQNFQQQLRQEQSCSSDSSAEMVQQKKRPVSKGIAKMLDLFSSSDEDRHRKVRTRSRHERRPISEISEEQGNKFSDDSQSSKSSPKSQSSSKVMTPRNVKQRHEAKARQKIVIAQQMMMQENESPQPLLSDENLATEDSSTASKPPLPIPRQRSQSSEKCLSSSDDNVRDEQGGETPNESSNNEKQREKSSPASSNKSRSRWSISSAREFVNATDSPISFEKVAENEVNDHAERCHSFHELFASFEPDRKRIDKLKQLQKSASEEAAEEENEIGRN
- the LOC106879036 gene encoding uncharacterized protein LOC106879036 isoform X1, whose translation is MRRVRLDRFGTITSVQIQKSADEKLKSLSRGQGSRATSQATDDPLMERHERQGRRVAVPSDSQTKARHRSRSEGPRRHLSPSRQDTSGPQWAISHEPRKSPHPLCLRQFSEDDIVNINLSDSDTDSGDSGPKRWTRNPLLIKKTKRHDKTKATEWKLITPPPPPPQQQQQQQQENKSQTMPNSINRPHAGIPSPSSGNKQDHQNTWSNPNRVNAAIPQKAKFQRLEEMRQQRMENYPTSDEETNPHSEISNQIRQRLSQVQAGRGKGRKASIGEYEGVTARSGQEYTNYLNISGDQIVLEPKLKTEVSKPAQMTASFPCYRPMSLGFTASGSLSPPLTFKRDNKPPSQPEKPKPRMVVVEYPRKNNQNIGLSNNFNNSLQKENRNGTDSQIINTNFQCENRKAAASNPNRNSTAFAFGNNIQCISPPPPPPPQQQQQQQQQIFQQQTFQQQQPENFINQNRNFETNSSLQNAFLLSNGHNPQLNTRPLSFQPYVPTQPKSPQLPAKVDQHPFQEQKKEKSKAEQKQKNRRSKTGIDSNSKESNIKHTTNYSSKSYSDGDSLDELLESNKQYIEPTSVNNTLQLTQHSNSQNEKPISASEASGLPKVSEPIPMLQPVMPKIPELVTTSKPVLLKMSSEPVLMSQQCTGSKLLPVTPRNKQPITSSQIYTENRQPILRPTPIRISEPVLITQSPVCESSAFQSCMSWLKSHDNAQPAANQNQRDNQPSKPLENAETMTQYKPLITISESILVSESNKIKSSPEVIKKSLSCSAPSIVSSTKANISSKSETPENELALPIKDTGMFSDVEYDIEVAERVKKWETKMKTSLKNPPVDSKTGEIPDIGENHLPTTVKHMASEWSKYLAVIDEDSVATKPYSSDVPTKPVNVNKNMSKSNMTRSLSQTGSISDGDLFKGKTHSKIMVDINKSLLQISPDVNNTTANGLSHSYHEGINKSPTIDSPLFLPVRNFSSNNTGDTLIPASSPLTNKDYQFFIPKHHTAASAPNSGSTTLELKTNEKKTVLYPQDINNTNIPTGNFLRRKSDITSDHSISQMVSNRRNAEHGNWKNLIGGMQEKLKDSEIWSPQMDSHQGPVSIERVTARTLETIPFSEDPFWKEIEELTNFDHLMKESPSERKNSTEIDSTKAFTSCQMDAASTQHMKPFSLPSFPASNADNKPQSKPYSTSSLKSSNKIANMNALDEVLLDLQPVLGNRMSNSQRKIFGSHSDMSHKSSSPKRPLSYHSGSYHGDQLEVHSQMLKAACNSGPSAERPEFSSQQNLLQLQEGNHGNLMYQSMTKLGEKQYENVVNGNYQLDPSVLKEKLINTGLVERSPSGDDLAFLIKNIQEGNNNVMFAFRDNEKPTTYTPAQPEENIEELKVLASQVEDKLSEIKSKILKADESNLDRILNTLKKFSPATSAMLSADVKSSSSKKSNTEHFVNRKAKLSEALNELEKIYTQLNIGNETLLDCNKPSNFSSPYSSQESHCFRLSSSFSQLYDNTTGHVSSDSFHSDMRYLSTSDHGLTTSQRYRELMQVPVKDIGSKYPIKTESQTSNSPSVTESPLIKTEDASGDSVLSTSDVPTRRARTRRQRRSLANEMNQESKKFQSRNSGKEGNDGPSVYLSSITVEKGSRSKSSARSDTSDGSSRLINGTPRPKPPPRSSSLHRKSGRDDERNHRKSTPPDFDMKHTTSSSQSQSSNGNREIQENGNISKQNFQQQLRQEQSCSSDSSAEMVQQKKRPVSKGIAKMLDLFSSSDEDRHRKVRTRSRHERRPISEISEEQGNKFSDDSQSSKSSPKSQSSSKVMTPRNVKQRHEAKARQKIVIAQQMMMQENESPQPLLSDENLATEDSSTASKPPLPIPRQRSQSSEKCLSSSDDNVRDEQGGETPNESSNNEKQREKSSPASSNKSRSRWSISSAREFVNATDSPISFEKVAENEVNDHAERCHSFHELFASFEPDRKRIDKLKQLQKSASEEAAEEENGKMHTFHSEPDLRDSINKGNKRFD